Proteins found in one Poecilia reticulata strain Guanapo linkage group LG6, Guppy_female_1.0+MT, whole genome shotgun sequence genomic segment:
- the cnot2 gene encoding CCR4-NOT transcription complex subunit 2, with translation MFGSRKPFPDFGDGVDNDLADDMYYNQSMFHRSDKDMLSSPSPSSSSQLSQLGVSLYGPQSAIGFPVRNMGNSTPQLNRNLTQGTQLASHITPTTGVPSLSLHTPSSPSRGTISRNILNHSQVGQGIGLTGRTSSMGSSGLGSPNRSSPSIICMPKQQPARQPCTINSMSGFGMNRNQGFGMNNSLSSNIFNGTDGSDNIMGLDLSDFPALADRSRREGTGNPTPVLNPLAGRAPYVGMVTKPSTDQTQDFSIHNEDFPALPGPNYKDPTLNNDDSKTNLNSTSKSTSSTDGPKFPGDKTTSAQNNNQKKGIQVLPDGRVTNIPSGMVTDQFGMVGLLTFIRAAETDPGMVHLALGSDLTTLGLNLNSPENLYPKFASPWASAPCRPQDIDFHVPSEYLTNIHIRDKLAAIKLARYGEDLLFYLYYMNGGDLLQILAAVELFNRDWRYHKEERVWITRAPGMEPTLKTNTYERGTYYFFDCLNWRKVAKEFHLEYDKLEERPHVPTTFNYNPAQQAF, from the exons atgttcgGTTCTAGAAAACCCTTTCCAGATTTCGGCGACGGAGTCGACAACGACTTGGCCGATGACATGTACTACAACCAGTCCATGTTCCACAGGTCGGACAAAGAT ATGTTGTCCTCTCCTTCGCCATCGTCGTCCAGTCAGTTGTCGCAGCTCGGTGTGAGTTTGTACGGTCCACAAA gtgCAATCGGCTTCCCAGTAAGGAACATGGGAAACAGTACGCCTCAGTTAAACCGAAATCTAACACAAGGAACGCAGCTAGCAAGTCACATCACCCCAACAACGGGTGTCCCCTCCTTGTCCCTACACACCCCTTCCTCGCCAAGCAG GGGAACAATATCGAGAAACATCCTGAACCACTCTCAGGTCGGTCAGGGCATCGGGTTAACCGGCAGGACCAGCAGCATGGGCAGCTCGGGGCTGGGAAGTCCGAACCGCAGCTCACCCAGCATCATCTGTATGCCCAAACAGCAGCCAGCGCGCCAGCCCTGCACCATCAACAG CATGTCAGGATTTGGTATGAACCGCAACCAAGGTTTTGGGATGAACAATTCATTATCGAGCAACATCTTCAATGGCACAG ATGGGAGTGACAATATAATGGGCCTGGATCTGTCAGACTTCCCCGCATTAGCAGACCGGAGTCGGAGAGAAGGGACTGGAAATCCAACACCGGTGCTGAACCCGCTGGCTGGACGCGCTCCTTATG TTGGCATGGTAACAAAGCCATCGACTGATCAGACACAAGACTTCTCCATACATAACGAGGACTTCCCCGCACTGCCTGGGCCAAATTACAAAGACCCCACACTCAACAACGATGACAGCAAAACT AACTTGAACTCCACAAGCAAGAGCACATCCAGCACAGATGGTCCGAAGTTCCCTGGAGACAAGACGACCTCGGCACAGAACAACAACCAGAAGAAAGGGATCCAGGTGTTGCCCGATG GTCGGGTGACAAACATTCCCTCAGGAATGGTAACGGACCAATTCGGCATGGTGGGTCTGCTGACGTTTATCCGGGCCGCAGAAACTGATCCGGGGATGGTGCATCTGGCGCTTGGAAGTGACCTCACAACCCTGGGACTCAACTTAAATTCACCAGA aaacTTGTATCCAAAGTTCGCCTCTCCTTGGGCTTCTGCACCATGTCGACCTCAAGACATCG ATTTCCATGTTCCGTCGGAGTATTTAACCAACATCCATATAAGGGACAAG TTAGCTGCAATTAAGTTGGCTCGATACGGCGAAGACCTGCTATTCTACCTGTACTACATGAACGGAGGGGACCTGCTTCAGATCCTGGCAGCTGTGGAGCT CTTCAACCGGGATTGGAGATACCACAAAGAGGAGCGAGTTTGGATAACGAGGGCGCCCGGCATGGAGCCCACCCTGAAGACCAACACCTACGAGAGAGGCACCTACTACTTCTTCGACTGTCTTAACTGGAGGAAAGTAGCCAAG GAGTTTCATCTGGAATATGACAAGCTGGAAGAGAGGCCTCACGTGCCCACAACGTTCAACTACAATCCAGCCCAGCAGGCCTTCTGA
- the lrrc10 gene encoding leucine-rich repeat-containing protein 10 produces the protein MGNAMRGVIALIPTERCQRYLVGDLKEMPLDRTLDLSGHQLRRLPVAVCVFDELVKLYLSDNNLSSLPDXLQGLRNLQLLALDFNCFEELPAAICRLHQLTILYLGNNRLHRLPRELRELKELNTLWLETNCFTDFPKVVCELTNLKTLHFGYNQIRSVPKDLRRLEELKSIWLAGNLLTEFPPELLEMHSLAVVDVDRNKIRQFPNLSHMQGLKLVIYDHNPCVNAPVVGEGVRRVGRWADNSDDEQEDEGTKAQSEDTTEIAEVPSEEKQNNLGQESSNQL, from the coding sequence ATGGGCAACGCCATGCGAGGAGTAATCGCCTTGATTCCCACCGAGCGCTGCCAGCGCTACCTGGTGGGAGACCTGAAGGAGATGCCGCTGGACCGAACCCTGGACCTGAGCGGCCATCAGCTGCGGCGGCTGCCTGTCGCCGTCTGCGTCTTTGATGAGTTGGTGAAGCTTTACCTGAGTGACAACAACCTCAGCAGCCTGCCTGACGRACTGCAAGGCCTGAGGAATCTACAGCTTCTCGCACTGGACTTTAACTGCTTTGAGGAGCTCCCTGCAGCCATTTGTAGATTGCACCAACTCACTATCCTCTACCTGGGCAACAACAGGCTGCATCGCCTTCCCAGAGAACTGAGAGAGCTCAAGGAGCTTAACACTCTGTGGTTGGAGACCAACTGCTTCACCGATTTCCCCAAGGTAGTTTGTGAGCTTACAAATCTTAAGACGCTGCACTTTGGCTACAATCAAATACGCAGTGTGCCAAAAGATCTGAGGCGACTGGAGGAACTAAAAAGCATCTGGCTTGCCGGGAACCTCCTGACAGAGTTCCCTCCAGAGTTGCTTGAAATGCACTCTCTGGCTGTCGTCGATGTGGACAGGAATAAAATACGACAATTTCCGAACCTGTCTCACATGCAGGGTCTGAAACTCGTCATTTATGACCACAACCCCTGTGTTAATGCCCCTGTAGTGGGTGAGGGCGTCAGAAGGGTGGGCCGCTGGGCTGACAATTCAGACGACGAACAGGAAGATGAGGGAACCAAAGCACAGAGCGAGGACACAACAGAGATAGCAGAGGTTCCCTCAGAGGAGAAGCAAAACAATTTAGGGCAAGAAAGTAGCAATCAGCTGTGA